From the genome of Malus domestica chromosome 04, GDT2T_hap1, one region includes:
- the LOC103400612 gene encoding uncharacterized protein has protein sequence MSPASSRSKSKDKKAGKETQTPIKPSTGPANAGSGIPASAYNPLLGTFHALELSPTSSVSPLHSNGRFRNIDETDDHSGGSVATGVEYDSVSNNGSWSGESEDHKDKTSNPPTKQEAVPGADNDKREKIRQKNERKHQRQKERRAQELHERCSGYLMSRKLEALAQQLVAMGFSQERATMALILNEGRVEESVAWLFEGGEDTDKPRDQNFGEGNLKIDISEELERIADLETQFKCSKQEVERAIVACEGDLQKAAESLRASKQESPSVSLKPEETGDPPTGSNGKLPVAVSHNLRPQTKPNPPPTIQQRRDDKDFNYTKQAAAVGGSLESASKTLQPLKRGQPKLEWAKPQPTPVLAERRLTNSGSNPSVSYSLASPLQLLTPPVKTETRYVAVGGESKNLQPGTVREPVIMMQRPQSVNIKQAPATSMSSSPPGSAANWYPSTSVEIMRASGYMPHMPSNRSPSPSNLSSNQMYHQFQYQQQQQQHFVPGSSPAESPGTSRGNNLWSRAGASPTLAAASSLGLFSGLSSVGSSGAASPADWNAGGGSSGQIDYTNIDWSLDRGLSAPRPNGLWTGLPSIMKSNPNFYDPKPTGMGAQPGMRAASSNMNGISFVGLQDGAANGEASAAASREWTSPFEGEDLFSLPRQFVSSSPR, from the coding sequence ATGTCTCCAGCATCATCCAGATCTAAGTCTAAGGACAAGAAGGCTGGCAAAGAAACCCAGACACCTATAAAGCCTTCGACGGGGCCTGCTAATGCAGGTAGTGGGATCCCAGCTAGTGCATACAATCCACTTTTAGGAACATTCCATGCCCTTGAATTATCCCCAACATCTTCTGTGTCGCCTCTTCACAGCAATGGTCGTTTCCGCAACATAGATGAAACAGATGACCATTCTGGGGGCTCTGTTGCTACCGGAGTGGAGTATGATTCTGTTTCCAATAATGGTAGCTGGTCGGGTGAGTCGGAAGACCATAAAGATAAGACATCTAATCCTCCTACCAAGCAGGAAGCAGTGCCAGGAGCTGACAATGACAAGCGAGAGAAAATCCGTCAGAAGAATGAGAGGAAGCATCAGCGACAGAAAGAGCGGCGAGCTCAGGAGTTGCATGAACGATGCAGTGGTTATCTCATGTCAAGAAAGCTTGAGGCACTTGCTCAACAGCTTGTGGCAATGGGGTTTTCACAAGAACGGGCAACCATGGCTCTCATACTGAATGAAGGCCGAGTAGAGGAATCAGTAGCATGGCTTTTTGAAGGTGGTGAAGATACAGATAAACCAAGGGATCAAAACTTTGGTGAGGGTAATTTGAAAATTGACATATCAGAAGAACTTGAGCGGATTGCTGATTTGGAAACACAGTTCAAGTGCTCAAAGCAGGAGGTTGAAAGAGCTATTGTAGCCTGTGAGGGTGATCTTCAGAAGGCTGCTGAAAGCTTAAGAGCATCAAAGCAAGAATCACCCTCTGTATCACTGAAGCCTGAAGAAACTGGTGATCCTCCAACTGGTTCTAATGGCAAGCTTCCTGTTGCTGTTAGCCATAACTTGAGGCCACAAACAAAACCCAATCCTCCTCCAACTATACAACAAAGAAGGGATGACAAGGACTTTAATTACACAAAACAAGCAGCTGCAGTTGGAGGATCTTTAGAATCTGCAAGCAAAACTCTGCAGCCTCTGAAGAGAGGACAGCCAAAGTTGGAGTGGGCGAAACCCCAACCAACACCAGTTCTGGCTGAGAGAAGGTTGACAAATTCGGGATCGAATCCTTCAGTTTCCTATTCTTTGGCATCACCTTTGCAGCTCTTAACTCCACCAGTCAAGACAGAAACTCGTTATGTAGCTGTAGGGGGTGAGTCGAAGAACCTTCAGCCTGGAACAGTAAGGGAACCGGTTATTATGATGCAGCGCCCTCAATCTGTCAATATAAAGCAGGCCCCTGCCACCAGTATGAGCTCATCGCCTCCTGGATCCGCTGCCAATTGGTATCCTTCTACTAGTGTTGAGATTATGAGGGCCAGTGGTTATATGCCCCACATGCCTAGCAATAGAAGTCCAAGCCCTAGTAATTTGAGTTCAAATCAGATGTACCACCAGTTTCAGTATcaacagcaacagcagcagcatTTTGTTCCTGGAAGCAGCCCAGCTGAATCCCCTGGAACAAGCCGAGGGAATAATCTATGGAGTAGGGCAGGTGCATCTCCGACACTTGCTGCTGCTTCCTCCCTTGGACTTTTCTCAGGGTTGAGTTCAGTTGGCTCATCAGGGGCAGCTTCTCCGGCAGACTGGAACGCAGGTGGCGGCTCATCTGGACAGATAGATTACACCAACATTGACTGGAGTTTGGATAGAGGTCTGTCTGCgccaaggcccaatgggctgtGGACAGGACTGCCTTCTATCATGAAGAGCAATCCCAACTTTTATGATCCAAAGCCTACTGGTATGGGTGCACAGCCTGGAATGAGAGCGGCTTCCTCTAACATGAACGGCATCTCCTTTGTGGGACTGCAGGATGGAGCTGCTAATGGTGAAGCATCAGCCGCGGCATCCCGAGAGTGGACTTCGCCATTCGAAGGAGAGGATCTTTTTAGTTTACCCAGACAGTTTGTTTCTTCTTCCCCTAGGTGA
- the LOC103400610 gene encoding protein transport protein SEC23 E: MSEMANTDPEGIDGVRMTWNVWPRTKVEASKCVIPLAACISPIRSHPDIPTLPYAPLRCKTCSAALNPFARVDFTAKIWICPFCYQRNHFPPHYAAISETNLPGELYPQYTTLQYALPTDSAAPQSLPSPVFLFVLDTCMIEEEMGYVKSALKRAIGLLPDNALVGFVSYGTQVQVHELGFSDLSKVYVFRGSKEISKEQVLEQLGLGNLGRRPGPIGGGGYQLKGVQNGLPSAGVTRFLLPASDCEYTLNTLLDELQTDQWPVPQGSRASRCTGVALSVAAGLLGACVPGTGARIVALVGGPCTEGPGAIVSKDLSDPVRSHKDLDKDAAPYFKKAIKFYENLAKQLVSQGHVLDLFASALDQVGVAEMKVAIERTGGLVVLAESFGHSVFKDSFKRVFEEGEQSLGLCFNGMLEINCSKDIKIQGIIGPCTSLEKKGPAVADTAIGEGNTTAWKMCGLDKSTCLTVFFDLSSSDQSNTPGTVNPQLYLQFLTSFQNPEGQMMLRVTTITRQWIDSSVSSEELVQGFDQETAAVVMARKTSLKMESEESFDATRWLDRGLIRLCSKFGDYRKDDPSSFTLNPSFSLFPQFMFNLRRSQFVQVFNNSPDETAYFRVLLNRENISNAAVMIQPSLISYSFNSLPQPALLDVASIAADRILLLDSYFSIVIFHGMTIAQWRNMGYQNQPEHQAFAQLLQAPHDDTQLIVRDRFPVPRLVVCDQHGSQARFLLAKLNPSATYNNAHEMAAGSDVIFTDDVSLQVFFEHLQRLAVQS, from the exons ATGTCGGAGATGGCGAACACAGACCCGGAAGGGATCGACGGAGTTCGGATGACGTGGAACGTCTGGCCGCGCACCAAGGTGGAGGCCAGCAAGTGCGTGATCCCACTGGCCGCCTGCATCTCCCCGATCCGCTCCCACCCTGACATCCCCACGCTCCCCTACGCGCCGCTCCGCTGCAAGACCTGCTCTGCCGCTCTCAACCCCTTTGCGCGCGTCGACTTCACCGCCAAGATCTGGATCTGCCCTTTCTGCTACCAGCGCAACCACTTCCCGCCTCACTACGCCGCGATCTCCGAGACCAATCTCCCCGGTGAGCTATACCCTCAGTACACCACCCTCCAATACGCTTTGCCGACGGATTCCGCTGCCCCTCAATCTCTGCCGTCCCCGGTCTTTCTCTTCGTGCTCGACACGTGTATGATCGAGGAGGAGATGGGATATGTCAAATCGGCGCTCAAAAGGGCAATTGGGTTGCTGCCCGATAATGCGCTTGTTGGGTTCGTTTCGTATGGGACCCAAGTTCAGGTCCATGAATTGGGGTTCTCTGATTTGTCGAAAGTGTATGTCTTTCGGGGGAGTAAGGAGATTTCAAAGGAACAGGTTTTGGAGCAATTGGGTCTCGGCAATTTGGGTCGGAGACCTGGTCCAATTGGTGGCGGAGGGTACCAGCTGAAGGGGGTACAAAATGGGCTTCCCAGTGCTGGTGTGACCCGGTTCTTGTTGCCCGCTTCGGATTGCGAATACACACTGAACACG TTGTTGGATGAATTGCAAACGGACCAGTGGCCTGTGCCGCAAGGAAGCCGTGCTTCCAGGTGCACAGGAGTGGCATTGAGTGTTGCTGCCGGGTTACTTGGAGCTTGTGTGCCTGGAACTGGGGCTCGCATTGTAGCTTTGGTTGGCGGTCCATGCACTGAAGGGCCTGGCGCG ATTGTATCGAAAGATTTGTCAGACCCAGTACGCTCCCATAAGGATCTGGATAAGGATGCAGCACCATactttaagaaagcaatcaaattttatgaaaatcttGCAAAGCAGCTGGTTAGCCAGGGGCATGTCTTGGACCTATTTGCATCTGCACTCGATCAG GTTGGGGTTGCAGAAATGAAAGTTGCAATTGAAAGAACTGGTGGGCTTGTTGTTCTGGCAGAAAGTTTTGGTCATTCTGTATTCAAAGACTCTTTCAAGCGTGTTTTTGAAGAAGGGGAACAGTCGCTTGGCCTTTGTTTCAA TGGTATGCTTGAGATCAACTGTTCTAAGGACATAAAAATTCAAGGGATTATTGGACCTTGCACATCTTTGGAGAAG AAAGGACCTGCTGTTGCTGATACTGCTATAGGGGAGGGGAATACAACAGCTTGGAAAATGTGTGGCCTTGACAAGAGTACTTGCTTGACAGTTTTCTTTGATTTGTCATCTAGTGATCAGTCAAATACACCGGGAACTGTAAATCCACAATTGTATCTGCAGTTTCTTACAAG TTTTCAAAACCCTGAAGGTCAAATGATGCTTCGAGTAACAACAATTACTAGACAATGGATAGATAGTTCAGTTAGCTCAGAG GAATTGGTTCAAGGATTTGACCAAGAGACTGCTGCTGTAGTAATGGCAAGAAAAACTTCCTTGAAAATGGAGTCAGAG GAATCTTTTGATGCTACACGATGGTTGGATCGAGGACTTATTCGCCTCTGTTCGAAATTTGGTGATTATCGAAAAGATGATCCATCATCCTTTACTTTAAATCCCTCTTTCTCATTATTCCCTCAATTTATGTTTAACCTCCGACGCTCACAATTTGTGCAG GTTTTCAACAACAGCCCAGATGAAACAGCATATTTTCGCGTGTTGTTAAATCGGGAAAATATCAGCAATGCTGCTGTCATGATACAACCATCATTAATATCGTATTCATTTAATTCGCTGCCTCAGCCAGCATTGTTGGATGTGGCATCCATTGCAGCCGACCGTATTCTCTTGTTGGATTCATATTTTAGTATAGTCATTTTCCATGGAATGACAATAGCACAGTGGCGTAACATGGGATACCAGAATCAGCCAGAACACCAG GCATTTGCACAACTACTGCAAGCTCCCCACGATGATACACAATTGATTGTTCGGGACCGTTTCCCTGTCCCTAGATTGGTGGTGTGCGATCAGCATGGCTCCCAG GCAAGGTTCTTGTTAGCAAAGTTGAACCCGTCAGCAACATACAACAATGCGCATGAAATGGCTGCCGGTTCAGATGTTATCTTCACAGATGATGTAAGCCTTCAAGTTTTCTTTGAGCATCTTCAGAGGCTGGCAGTGCAATCTTGA
- the LOC103400691 gene encoding protein PUTATIVE RECOMBINATION INITIATION DEFECT 1 gives MYFDDSQSQQIQHYYDEEEEDEVSNSAVSSPPSPTACSQGHRSTLILQTKQGGSICLLCFSNLISNPQSPTVHVSYALSQLSQAISDPPFLRSLLTFHSHFLVSPLVHALSSFDDDPIARQVVRLVSALCDLAGASLSADFVARVSDRLSSGSLAWSRRQVYTLHCLGVLLNCQQTNPYAHIRDKYGLITNLVAGLQLPSEEIRGEILFVLYKVSVLQYASEDGDGTDILFAFCPKLLHLSLEALMKTQSDDVRLNCVALLTVLTQRGLFGTAYALDSNSMNSSEGDSFEQVAEQGKDVNPMNVLFTEAIKGPLLSTDSQVQISTLDLLFHYMSWEGTSGKELQALLEENIADYVFEILRLSECKDPLVKSCVQVLDILSKAEQAFKQRLLVGFATLVPVLNYVADVPFHPAQSQTLKLIWNCISDCPGMVSSSHIAELVPTLTKMLKKHSDGEMGMVEETFILTCSVLVSIIRTPSAHANLNLQTLIEEAMQHTVFSCLSTSEKHTCQLLHSLFLLKEAYYMYSQEGNSTESAKVEIRQFVVNVCTKHLLPWFVTNFNEMDEDTVLGVLETFHLILLQDSDNQAAELANSLVSSTWFSLSFGCLGLFPTENMKQRVYIMLSSLVDVLMGNDAGQPIRDAALCLPSDPIDLLFLLGQKNSRNLELSSCQSAILLILYTSSLYDERLADDKLVLASLEQYILVNSSDLQGRATDPITVMRLVYLYGLYRGLAKVNYQIPHSPEAERILFETLSETEWNLPSSRIHPISLKWLFQEEKISGPLSYQLLKFCGRNVANDSDIIVHGNKSRMVNVNSIAELIAGGDNHAAILLVSLLTQFLEKGHEHDIISVLNLMTSSIDIFPTVSDQLCLHGIGNALQNLFCESTHMQSPQMSRAALVLICKTLCSVHHGTLSDEESWLAVTMKLINIVTPRAPDAWNHECLLVIGILALVLHHSSNEVLLAPSKAIVLSTSLVCAINSIIHAACLKGPALADHDEETSSGEVLIFVLLLNYFSLRSLHTVLPGIVDWKHFFDPPDRVRPISFIGIYCYDLCRLLHFGSGSVKLVSSYCLLELFNRLSDQQNRTGKEIICTMKHQMSITAVLEGLIFYTDLRVAMNCGLCLSMILKWESAGMQGTSASTKNNWSRMIVEELAMSLAVPSLASKSFINLHKPAIYVAVTLLRRQKVPEWMRSVFDDSCISAVIQNLEAHNLSTEIVLLFRALLNSEFLKTEQIASVNQLLQVCRKQKYSGNSRGESGEEGKKKAKAATVLDDMGEVCEFLIDLMASESTLDRDPGGLQVGDKRLLEEIELFFKTQTETNGS, from the exons ATGTACTTCGACGACTCACAGTCACAGCAGATTCAACACTACtacgatgaagaagaagaagatgaagtttcCAATTCAGCGGTGTCGTCGCCGCCGTCGCCGACTGCATGCTCGCAGGGCCACAGATCCACGCTCATCCTCCAAACCAAGCAAGGTGGCTCAATCTGCTTGCTCTGCTTCTCCAACCTCATCTCCAACCCCCAATCTCCCACCGTCCACGTGTCCTACGCCCTCTCTCAGCTCTCTCAGGCCATCTCCGACCCCCCTTTCCTCCGATCTCTCCTCACCTTCCACTCTCACTTCCTCGTCTCGCCTCTCGTTCACGCTCTCTCCTCCTTCGACGACGACCCCATCGCACGACAAGTCGTCCGTCTCGTTTCCGCTCTCTGCGATTTGGCCGGCGCCTCGCTTTCTGCTGACTTCGTCGCTAGGGTTTCCGATCGCCTCTCTTCCGGTTCCCTCGCCTGGAGTCGCCGTCAGGTTTATACG CTTCACTGCTTAGGGGTTCTGTTAAACTGCCAGCAGACTAATCCTTATGCTCACATTCGGGACAAATATGGCCTCATTACCAATCTCGTTGCAGGTCTTCAATTGCCAAG TGAAGAGATCCGGGGAGAAATCCTGTTTGTTCTATACAAAGTGTCTGTTCTGCAATACGCATCAGAGGATGGTGATGGAACTGATATTTTATTTGCCTTTTGCCCCAAGCTATTGCACTTGTCTCTGGAGGCCCTCATGAAAACCCAAAGTGATGATGTCCGCTTGAATTGTGTAG CACTCTTGACAGTGTTAACGCAGAGAGGGCTTTTTGGGACTGCATATGCACTTGATTCAAACAGCATGAATTCATCAGAAGGAGATAGCTTTGAGCAAGTAGCAGAACAAGGAAAAGATGTGAATCCAATGAATGTCTTATTTACTGAGGCCATCAAAGGCCCACTTCTTTCAACAGACAGCCAAGTCCAGATCAGCACTCTGGATTTACTATTTCATTACATGTCCTGGGAAGGCACTTCAGGCAAAGAACTCCAAGCCCTACTTGAAGAAAACATTGCAGATTATGTATTTGAGATACTGAGGTTGTCCG AATGCAAGGATCCACTGGTCAAATCATGTGTTCAGGTGCTTGATATTTTATCAAAAGCTGAGCAAGCTTTCAAACAGAGGCTTCTTGTCGGGTTTGCAACTTTAGTTCCAGTACTAAATTATGTGGCCGATGTTCCTTTCCATCCAGCTCAAAGTCAGACATTAAAGCTCATTTGGAACTGCATTTCTGATTGCCCCGGAATGGTATCCTCCTCTCATATAGCAGAGCTAGTACCTACTCTAACAAAGATGCTTAAAAAGCATTCTGATGGAGAGATGGGGATGGTTGAGGAAACATTTATATTGACCTGCTCAGTGCTTGTATCTATCATCAGAACTCCATCCGCTCATGCGAATTTGAATCTACAAACGTTGATTGAAGAAGCAATGCAACACACTGTTTTTTCTTGTCTAAGTACCTCTGAGAAGCATACATGTCAACTTTTGCATTCCTTGTTCCTGCTTAAGGAGGCTTATTATATGTACAGTCAGGAAGGAAATTCTACTGAATCTGCTAAAGTGGAAATACGACAATTTGTTGTGAATGTATGTACAAAACATTTGTTACCTTGGTTTGTAACCAACTTCAATGAAATGGATGAGGATACTGTCCTTGGAGTACTGGAAACATTTCATTTGATACTGCTTCAGGACTCCGATAACCAAGCAGCGGAACTTGCGAACAGCCTGGTTTCAAGCACATGGTTCAGTTTGTCATTTGGATGCCTTGGCTTATTTCCTACAGAAAACATGAAACAGAGGGTATATATTATGCTCAGTTCACTAGTAGATGTTCTTATGGGAAATGACGCGGGGCAACCCATTAGAGATGCGGCTTTATGTCTCCCATCTGATCCCATTGATTTGCTCTTTCTACTTGGGCAAAAGAACTCCCGTAATTTGGAATTATCTTCTTGCCAATCTGCCATCTTGTTGATTTTATACACCAGTTCCTTATATGATGAAAG ACTTGCAGATGATAAGTTGGTTTTAGCTTCTCTGGAGCAATATATTCTGGTCAACAGTAGTGATCTCCAAGGTCGGGCCACAGATCCAATCACAGTAATGAGGCTTGTGTATCTTTATGGTCTTTATAGAGGTCTTGCCAAGGTTAACTATCAAATCCCCCACAGTCCAGAAGCGGAAAGAATCCTGTTCGAGACGTTAAGTGAAACTGAATGGAATTTGCCTTCTTCAAGAATTCATCCAATATCATTGAAATGGCTGTTCCAAGAAGAGAAAATCAGCGGGCCATTGTCTTATCAGCTTCTGAAATTTTGTGGAAGGAATGTAGCAAATGATTCTGACATCATAGTCCATGGAAACAAAAGTCGTATGGTAAATGTTAATTCAATTGCAGAGTTAATTGCCGGAGGAGATAATCATGCAGCAATACTTTTGGTGTCCTTATTGACACAATTTCTCGAGAAAGGACACGAGCATGACATAATTTCTGTATTGAATCTAATGACATCTAGCATCGACATATTTCCAACTGTTTCAGACCAGTTATGCCTGCATGGTATCGGAAATGCTCTCCAGAATCTCTTTTGCGAATCAACTCATATGCAGTCACCACAGATGTCCAGAGCCGCCTTAGTTTTAATATGTAAAACTTTATGCTCTGTACACCATGGAACTCTTTCTGATGAAGAATCTTGGCTTGCAGTGACTATGAAG TTAATAAATATCGTCACTCCAAGAGCTCCAGACGCGTGGAATCATGAATGTCTCTTAGTAATAGGCATCCTTGCCTTAGTTTTGCACCATTCTTCCAACGAAGTGCTCCTGGCACCTTCAAAAGCCATAGTTCTCAGTACTTCTCTGGTCTGTGCAATCAATAGCATAATTCATGCAGCGTGTCTAAAGGGACCGGCATTGGCTGACCATGATGAGGAGACGAGCTCTGGAGAAGTTTTAATCTTTGTGCTTCTACTAAATTACTTCTCTTTAAGAAG tttGCACACTGTTTTACCTGGCATTGTGGACTGGAAACATTTCTTTGATCCTCCAGATAGGGTGCGGCCGATTTCCTTTATCGGAATCTACTGCTACGACCTCTGCAGACTATTGCATTTTGGATCTGGTTCGGTCAAACTTGTTTCTTCATACTGCCTGTTGGAGTTGTTTAACAGATTGTCCGATCAGCAGAACAGAACAGGGAAGGAGATTATATGCACCATGAAGCACCAAATGTCTATAACGGCTGTCCTCGAAGGCCTTATTTTCTACACTGACCTCAGAGTGGCTATGAACTGTGGCCTCTGCCTATCAATGATCTTGAAGTGGGAATCAGCGGGAATGCAAGGGACAAGTGCGAGTACAAAGAATAACTGGAGCAGGATGATCGTGGAAGAGCTGGCAATGTCGTTAGCCGTCCCGAGCTTAGCATCAAAATCGTTCATTAATCTTCACAAGCCTGCAATTTATGTCGCAGTCACATTGCTAAGACGGCAGAAGGTTCCTGAGTGGATGAGGTCTGTATTTGACGATTCTTGCATATCTGCAGTAATTCAAAACCTCGAAGCTCATAATCTGAGCACAGAGATTGTACTTTTATTTCGAGCTTTACTGAACTCTGAGTTCCTTAAGACGGAACAAATTGCTAGCGTGAATCAGTTGCTCCAG GTGTGCAGAAAACAAAAGTACAGCGGCAACAGCCGAGGCGAAAGTGGAGAAGAGGGTAAAAAGAAGGCGAAGGCGGCGACCGTCCTGGACGACATGGGAGAAGTTTGTGAGTTTCTCATCGACTTGATGGCGTCCGAGTCGACTCTAGATAGGGATCCAGGAGGATTACAGGTTGGGGATAAGAGATTGTTGGAAGAAATAGAGcttttctttaaaactcaaacagAAACGAACGGAAGCTAA